CTCCGCATCGCATTTCTACAGAATGGAGAAGCTTTTGTCGATTGAGCATTGTTCATTCTAGCATCATAGAGGCACTCTGCATTCAGATTTCAGACACCCTTTGTTTAACTGAACATCTCTCATGGTATGTAGAGCCAGGAAAATGCCATGCCATTGCCATGTGTAAGTGAGGAGGTTGGTGTCGTTCATAATGTGATCCAGCTTTCAATTCGTGCGTGCAAGGTTGATAGAAATCGTGGAGCTGATGAAGCAAGGAGCAAGGCGCGTCCTGGTGCGCAAGAACATCACGGAGGCGTGCACCGTGGACAAGAAGCCGTTCGCGCCATTCTACAAGGCCGCGCTGAAGATCACCGGGACGccgcgggcggcagcggcggctggcAAGCAGGCCGTCAACCGGTcatcgtcctcgccgccggcgacgttcGGCTGCGACAGGTACTGTTGCCTGACGCGGGAAGACATCGTCCGCTTCCTCATCAATTGCCTCGGCGCGCTGGCGCCGACCCCGCTGCAGTCCATCTCCTCCCTCGGCGCCGTCAACCGCGGCTACGCCCACGTGgaggcctcctcgccggccatCGAGGCCTCGTGGATGGTCCCCGCCGAgccccgcgccgtcgccgtcgtgcaGACGAACCGCGACGGGACGCACAAGGTCCTGGCCGACGTGTCCGCGCACAGGCTGTGGCGGCGCGACTACGTGGCCGCAGCGGACGCCATGGCGAGCCTGTCGTCCCTCAACTTCGCCGCGGGAGTCGAGGCGCGCGGGATGTCGGCGCCAGATGGCGACGCTGAGGCTGCTGACGTTGCCGCGCCATTGTCGAGGCTCGGCAGCAGGAGGGTTGGGTTCGAGGACAGCCTCGTCGAGCAGATGATGATGGCGAGCCACGGTGGGAACGCGGCACTGAGGTGCCGGAGCACGAGCTCGCTCGCCGCCGTCATAGCGCAGATGCTGTCGTACAGGACCACGCACATCTGGGTCACCCACGGCGAAGATGACGTCTTGGTTGGCGTCGTTGGGTACATGGAGATCTTCAATGCGGTCACTAGGGATGTTGTTGCTCCTCCAGCTTGAGCTGCGTTCAGGATTTGTTTTGGAGGGAATTGCTCCTCCAGCTCGAGTCAGTCTGCGTTCAGGATTTTTTTAAGGCAATTCGATGGGTTTTTGCTTGCTTAATTTGCTGCTTTCCAAATCAGGTGATAGTTTTTGCAAGTTCCAACTTCTAACGATTTTCGTGTTGGTAACTAGGTGAGTAGGTGAGTGAGCGATCATGTGCTTTGGGTCCAGAACATCATGCCCAAATGAAAGACCTTTCTCCATTTTTTTTATCAGAGGAAGTTCATTTCTGCTATTCCCACGCTCAGGCAATAGAGTATTTCAGTAAGCAATTCAAAGGTTTCAAATGCTGCCGTCTAAGTATAACAGATAAAATGATGAATTGTAATCACTTCGTGCTAGAAATAGAATAATCAACAAAATGGAAATTCAAAAATATCTTTCTTTTCAGAGGAAATTCAAACATCTGACAACAGAAACAAATGTCCTTATGCTTAACAATGGTAGTGCCATTTCACAGGAACAATGCACTAGTCCTTCCTAAGTTCAATGTACTCTCGGTGTGTGCCGGAGCTGTTGATGACCACAAATTCCAATCTATCTCCCTGCAAATTTCATGGAACGACAACATTGGATTTAGAAATTTTGGTCAATCATACCTAGTAATCTCTGGAAATCTAAAGTGAAGGAAAACATCATACAGTGTATATGTCTCGTTCTGTAGCTGATGCGAAAACGTCCTTCACCAGATCAACCGCCTCAGATTCAGACAAGGGCGTCACTGCATCCTGAATGATAAACAGCATTGTGTTAAAAGTTCTGTTCAGTAAGAATGATACATTGCAACCGATACATGGTTTCTTTGCTTTTGAGCTTATCAGTGGCTCCTATTGGGACCATTGCAAAGCTGATAAAATGCCCCCATAAGTGGATTAATCATATGAAAGATAAGAGAAGTAGAACTCACCCTAGCTGGCAGTAGTAGAGGACTAGGAGATTTCAACTGATTGTCAAGAACAGGCATCATCAATGCTGCACCCGTTCCCTGAGCACTATAACCTGTCCTCTCATAAGACCCAACAGCATCGTATGTAAAGACACATCCTTTACCTGTCGAAAGAGAAAGAGATGCTCAGAGTTACAATCACACCGAGTGATCTATGTAAAACAGTACTCAAATGCTAAAATCATACTCTACCTTGGCTGTCCAGTCCACCCAATACATTGAACACGTAGTATGGGAAGAATCTCTTGTAGTAGAGCGTGTTCGACAGCAGTTGCGCCATTGCAGGGCAGCTCATCTCCTTGTTATGATTGTGCTCATAAACCTAAAAAGGCAGAAATGTGAAAGCATCAGAAGCCTATAGCAGTATGGTTCAGGATGACACAATATTTACCTACTCAAATAGAGGTTGTTAATTGCAGACCTATTAAGTTCTTTCATAGAAATAGTACTTTGTAGAACCTGACATAGTGATAATCCTCTTTTTCAGAAAATCTGTACCTCATCAACATTGGTTTTTCAATTTAACAGAAAATGGAATACTAGACAATGGGTGGCAGTAATACGTATCAGTACTGGAATATTGCACTATTAGGATTGATGATTTGATGAAAGAGAGGTTAACggaaaaaatatataatctTAACAGATGTCTGACAAATAGTTCAACAGCTCAACTATAAGCCACACTAACCAATTCCTTGGCAGCCAGATTCTTCTGCAAAGCTTTGATATCACCTTGGAAGCCAGATGAGGCCAAAACACATTTGTCTGCCCTGTTTGAAGGGAAGTAGAGAGAAAAATAGCAATTCAGCAACAAAAAAAGATAGATTTTTCATGCTATTAAAAAAATACGAAAGCTTCACTTTGTGGAAGACAATTGATCAGAGAATGTGAGGtccaaaataaatattatataATGGTTACTTGTTTAATTGATACAGTGATAGATGGTTTTGGATTAAACATCCTTTTCCATTTAATCTCATTTAGGCCTTGTCACCTAAAGCGTGTTCTGCTTTCTGCAATTTGGTTAAGAAATAGATCATGGACGAAAATTTGTACATAGTCACGTAGTGTTACTCCGACAAGGCCATCAGTGAAAAGTAGTAAGTGCCACCGTAGAACCCATGGGAGATCACTAGTCTAACTTTGATAAACAATATACGAATATTTAATCATTCATGTACAAATAATAGTGCGGGTAGCATTGTCTCCAAAGTGTTGTGCCAAGTTTTACAAGTATCTTCTCAAATTCGAATTCAAAGTTATGTTTTGAAGACCATTTGCATATCCAATTGCACTCAAATTTGTGATCGTATTAGTAGCACTAAAGTTCAGCCTAAACAGTTTCAAATTCTCAACTAACTGAATCCTAACACCAAATTTCAGAACACAACTACTTATTTCAGATCAGACGTGACGAAATCATGATAGAGGCGGCGCACATCATAATTTCAAAGACACGCGACGCCTTACAGGGCTAACGGAATCC
The Panicum virgatum strain AP13 chromosome 6N, P.virgatum_v5, whole genome shotgun sequence genome window above contains:
- the LOC120678276 gene encoding CBS domain-containing protein CBSX6-like — translated: MAHIVFLRASAADLTAGKPPLRGVPASAPLSAAAAAIPASQEADVAEADVAVWRDGASPLAPAAATVIGLISSFDVVAFLASHVGGTAAALRTPAGDVVAHQPALVREVEPHTRLIEIVELMKQGARRVLVRKNITEACTVDKKPFAPFYKAALKITGTPRAAAAAGKQAVNRSSSSPPATFGCDRYCCLTREDIVRFLINCLGALAPTPLQSISSLGAVNRGYAHVEASSPAIEASWMVPAEPRAVAVVQTNRDGTHKVLADVSAHRLWRRDYVAAADAMASLSSLNFAAGVEARGMSAPDGDAEAADVAAPLSRLGSRRVGFEDSLVEQMMMASHGGNAALRCRSTSSLAAVIAQMLSYRTTHIWVTHGEDDVLVGVVGYMEIFNAVTRDVVAPPA
- the LOC120680007 gene encoding proteasome subunit beta type-1-like, coding for MARFDPYENNGGTCVAVAGADYCVVAADTRLSVGYSILSRDHSKIAQLADKCVLASSGFQGDIKALQKNLAAKELVYEHNHNKEMSCPAMAQLLSNTLYYKRFFPYYVFNVLGGLDSQGKGCVFTYDAVGSYERTGYSAQGTGAALMMPVLDNQLKSPSPLLLPARDAVTPLSESEAVDLVKDVFASATERDIYTGDRLEFVVINSSGTHREYIELRKD